CCCTCGCTCGTACCGCCGTTCACGAGCGCGAGCATAACAGCGGGGTCCCCAGGGAGCCAGAACGGGACCGAGCCGACGGCGCTAGGCTCGTCGGCTCGGTCATCCGCTGCGGCCAGCGCGGCCGCGTTTCGCGTGGGTTCAGGCCTTGGGCTGCTGCAGGGCGTTGATGCGCTTGGCGAGGCGCGACTTGCGGCGCGCGGCCGTGTTGGCGTGGAGCAGCGACGACTTGATGGCGCGGTCCACGAGGCCCTGCACGACCTTCTGGTACTTGGCGGCGGCGGCGAAGTCGCCCGCCTCGGCGGCGGCCACCGCCTTCTTGGTGAAGGTGCGGATGGTGCTCTTCTGGGCGCGGTTGGCGAGTCGGCGCTGCTCCGACTGGCGGTGGCGCTTCATCGCGGATGCGTTCTGTGACACGTTACTCCTCGTTCTCAACGCGTGGCCCTGGCGCTGGCCGGGCCGCCTCGGCTGGGGTCATGAGAGCTCCGCTGTGGAGCCGGCAAGTGATGATGCTAGCACACCCCGGGCGCGCGCCTCAAGGTGCGGGCGGCACCCGGCCGTGCCCCGCCGCCGGTAACTGGTAGCGTTCGAGCCATGCTCGACCTGGGGGTGGCGCTCGACCTGATCCGCGACACGCTCACGTTCCGCCCGGGCACCACCGAGCTGCTGAGGCTGGGCGGCAACGCGCTGCGTCTGGCCTTCTGGGTGCTCCTGGCGGCGGGGCTCTCCGAGGCGGTCGGCGAGAGCGTCGTGCTGTTCGTCAACCGCGTCTCGCCCCGGCGCTTCGTCATCTCGCTGCTCATCTCGGCGGTCATCTTCGCCGTCACCTACCTGTTCTTCGCCTTGAGCGTCTACCTGGTGGCGCGCTACGCGTTGGACAGGCAGGTTGCCTTCTCGTTCGTGGCCGGCATCGTGGCGCTCGGGCAGGCGCCGCGCCTGTTCGGCCTGTTCGTGTTCCTCCCCTACCTCGGCTTGCCCGTATCCGTCGCGCTGTGGGCCTGGAGCATCGCCGCGACCGTCCTGGGCGTGGCGGAAGG
Above is a genomic segment from Trueperaceae bacterium containing:
- a CDS encoding 30S ribosomal protein S20 yields the protein MKRHRQSEQRRLANRAQKSTIRTFTKKAVAAAEAGDFAAAAKYQKVVQGLVDRAIKSSLLHANTAARRKSRLAKRINALQQPKA